The following proteins are co-located in the Corynebacterium kalinowskii genome:
- a CDS encoding GNAT family N-acetyltransferase: MWISPTLTLANDHVRLEPLSVAHTPELQQAVREGKIYENFWTSTPSPETMHTDIEDKLALRDRGDMAPFAVRSSFTNETLGVTTFYDLKPKVPHLEIGYTWIRQSAQGGMTNPAMKHLMLEYAFEELGCEAVGIRTKWTNRQSQRAIEKIGFKLDGVIRASARHKNGLLVDEVLYSMVRSEWPALKAGLEQRLSEF, translated from the coding sequence ATGTGGATTTCTCCGACTCTGACTCTTGCTAACGATCACGTCCGTCTCGAACCTTTGAGCGTTGCACATACGCCTGAGCTACAACAGGCGGTGCGCGAGGGCAAGATTTATGAGAATTTCTGGACATCGACACCTAGTCCTGAAACGATGCACACAGACATCGAGGATAAGCTTGCGCTGCGGGACCGTGGGGATATGGCTCCATTCGCGGTCCGCTCGTCGTTTACTAACGAGACGCTCGGAGTAACTACCTTTTACGACCTAAAGCCCAAGGTTCCTCACCTAGAGATCGGCTACACCTGGATTCGACAGTCAGCACAAGGCGGTATGACAAATCCGGCGATGAAGCATCTCATGCTGGAGTACGCCTTCGAAGAACTTGGATGCGAAGCAGTGGGCATTCGCACCAAGTGGACTAATCGGCAGTCACAGCGGGCGATCGAGAAAATTGGATTCAAACTTGATGGTGTTATTCGCGCCAGTGCCCGTCACAAGAACGGGCTACTAGTCGACGAGGTACTGTACTCAATGGTGCGGAGCGAGTGGCCTGCGTTAAAAGCCGGACTGG